Genomic window (Serinus canaria isolate serCan28SL12 unplaced genomic scaffold, serCan2020 HiC_scaffold_266, whole genome shotgun sequence):
gTATTTGGGATGTGGGAATTCGGGGGTGCGGGGATATGGAATTCGGGGGCGCAGGGATGCGGAATTCGGGGATGCAGGAATGCCGAATTCGGGGTGCAGGGATGCGGAATTCGGGGTGTGGGAATTCGGGGGTGCAGGGTTGCagacacccagcccagcccctccttgcCTCGGCAGTCGCGCTCGCTGAGCCCCTCGCCCTCCTGGAGCTGCGGCCCCTCGCACTCGGCTCCCGCCAGCCTGGGCGAGCGCGGCTTCTTCTCCGTGGCCCCGCCGGCTCTCGGTGCGTCCCGGGGGGATTCCggggggtgggctgggggtcccagccGTGCGCTGacccctgtgcccccctccccagggctgtctcGCGGTCCCAGCCCGGTGGTGCTGGGCTCGCAGGACGCGCTGCCCGTGGCCACCGCCTTCACCGAGTACGTGCACGCTTATTTCAAGGGGCGCGACGCCGACAGGTACGGGGGGGGGGATCCCGGGGGTCCCTCCGACCGCCGTGTCCTGCCCGGGGCAGGTCCCCTGACCCCcggtgtgtccccagcagctgcctggtgaAGGTGACCGGGGAGCTGACCATGTCCTTCCCCGCCGGCATCGTGCGAGTGTTcggcggccccgcggccccgcccgtGCTCAGCTTCCGCCTGCTCAACGCCGGAGCCATCGAGCAGTTCCTGCCCAACGCCGAGCTGCTCTACAGGTGAGggggacaccgcggggacaccgcggggacaGCCTGCGAGGTGCGGGGGGCAGCGGTGGGGGGCTGGGGTTGGGCTACGGGGGGTGTCTGGGGGATCCAGGAGCCTGGGGAGGTGATGGGTGCAGTAATAGGGGCGGGTTTTGGGGTACAGGAGGGGCTTTGGGAGGTTGGGAAGTGATGGATGCTGCAATAGGGGCGGGTTTTGGGGTACAGGAGGGGCATGGGGGCCATGGGAAGTGATGGATGCAGCAGTAGGGGCGGGTTTTGGGGTACAGGAAGGGCATGGGGACCTTGGGAAGTGTGGGTAGAGTGATGGGGGCGGGTTTTGGGGTACAGGAGGGGCTTAGGGAGGTTCAGAAGTGTGGGTGGAGTGATGGGGGGTGAGTTTTGGGGTACAGGAGGGGCGTAGAGACCATGGGAGGTGATGGGTGCAGCAGTAGGGGTGGATTTTGGGGTACAAGAGGGGCATGGGGACCTTGGGAAGTGTGGGTAGAGTGATGGGGCCGGGTTTTGGGGTACAGGAGGGGCTTAGGGGGTGATGGATGCAGCAATAGGGGCAGGTTTTGGGGTACAGGAGGGGCTTAGGGAGGTTCAGAAGTGTGGGTAGAATGATGGGGGTGAGTTTTAGGGTACAGGAGGGGCATGGGGGCCATGGGAGGTGATGGGTGCAGCAATAGGGGCAGGTTTTGGGGTACAGGACAGACGGGGACCTTGGGAAGTGATGGGTGCAGGGACgggggtgggttttggggtACAGAGTGTCCCTGTTTTCCTGGGGATACCCTcaggagctgagggatggggagcagagTTTTGGGGGTTCCAGGGCTCTGGGCGTGCGGGAATGCAGCGATGGGGAGCTGGGgattgggattttgggattcttggggtctgggggtgctgggaatgcagcgatggggagctggggattgggattttgggattcttGGGGGTCTGGGCATGCTGGGAATGCAGCGATGGGGAGCTGGggattgggatttggggattgtTTGGGCTCTGGGCATGCTGGGATGCAGCGATGGGgattgggattttgggattcttgggggtctgggggtgctgggaatgcagcgatggggagctggggattgggatttggggatttttgggggtcTGGGCATGCTGGGAATGCAGCGATGGGGAGCTGGggattgggatttggggatttttgggggtcTGGGCATGCTGGGAATGCAGCGATGGGGAGCTGGGgattgggattttgggattcttggggtctgggggtgctgggaatgcagcgatggggagctggggattgggattttgggattcttGGGGGTCTGGGCATACTGGGAATGCAGTGATGGGGAGCTGAGTTTTGGGGATCCCAGCGGGATCTGGGCATGGTTTGGAGCTGAGTACCGGGGTGCCAGCTTCTGGGGGTACCCAGACCTTGCTGCCCCTCATCCCCCCCACGCCCCCAGCGACCCCTCCCAGAGCGACCCCAGCACCAAGGACTTCTGGCTGAACATGGCAGCGCTGACCGGGCACCTGCAGAAACAGGCGGAGCAGAGCCCGGCCGCCTCCTACTACAACGTGGCGCTGCTCAAGTACCAGGTGAGCCCCTGAGGgcaccccaccctgggcacgGCAGGGTCTCGGTGCCCCCCTGAACCCCCCGATGTGCCGCAGTTCTCGCGGCTGGGCCCCGGCTCGGCGCCGCTGCGGCTCTGCGTGCGCTGGGACTGCGCGCCCGGGGCCACGCGGGTCAGCGTGGAGTACGGCTACAACGCGGCCGCCCTGGCACTGCCCGTGCCCCTGGGCAACGTGCACGTCCTGCTGCCCGTGGAGGAGCCCCTGACCAACCTGCGGCTGCAGCCCGCGGCCAGCTGGTACCGGGAACGGGGAGAGAGGGAACGGGGAGAGAGCGGGGCTGggctgcggcggggcgggggtgGAGGATCTGGGGTCCTGAGCATGAACAGGGTGGGGGTGAAGGGTCTGGGGTCCTGAGCATGAACAGGGTGGGGGTGAAGGGTCTGGGGTCCTGAGCATGAGCAGGGTGGGGGGTGAAGGGTCTGGGGTCATGAGCATGATCAGGGTCGGGGGTGAAGGGTCTGGGGTCCCAAACTTTCAGAGGGTGGatgacacagggctgggagccccaAACTCCCTCAGGGTGGGGGGTGAAGGGTCTGGGGTCCTGAGGCTGAACAGGGTGGGGGGTGAAGGGTCTGGGGTCCTGAGCATGAACAGGGTGGGGGGTGAAGGGTCTGGGGTCCCAAACCTTCACAGGGTGGATGACACAGGGCTGAGAGGCCCAAACTCCCTCAGGGTGGGGGGAGGACACAGGACTGGGGGGGTCCCACACTTGCTGAAGGTGGGGAGCACAGGAAAGGGGTCCTGAGTCTGCCcagggtgggaggagggggaCCCTGGACTGGGTaatggggacactgggctgggaaaTGGGGACCCAGGACTGGGAAATGGGGACCCTGGGCTGGGAAACggggacactgggctgggaaatggggacactgggctgggaaaTGGGGACCCAGGACTGGGAAATGGGGACCCTGGACTGGGAAATGGGAACACTGGACTGGGAAATGGGGACCCTGGACTGGGAAATGGGGACCCTGGACTGGGTaatggggacactgggctgggaaaTGGGGACACTGGACTCGGAAATGGGGACCCAGGACTCGGAAATGGGGACCCTGGACTGGGAAATGGGAACACTGGACTGGGAAATGGGGACCCTGGACTGGGAAATGGGGACCCTGACGGGGTAAGGAAGGCAGGATGTGCGGATGGGCAGCAAGGGTTGAATTTTGGGGGTGTGGGGGCTTGAGGACCACCCCCCTTATCCCGGCAGGAACCTGGAGGAGAAGCGGctgctctggaagctgctggaCATCCCCGGCGCCCCGGGCCAGGGAGGTGAGGCCGGGCCCGCCCTGCTCGGGGGTCCCGGGGCGGGGGCTCCGCATCCCGACCCCCCCCAACCCCTGCGCTGTCCCCTCCCCCAGGCTGTGGGCGGCTCTCGGCCAGCTGGGAGCCGCTGGGGGGTCCCAGTAAGCCCAGTCCCGTGGCTGCCCAGTTCAGCAGCGAGGGCAGCACGCTGTCGGGGGTGGAGGTGGAGCTGGCGGGCGCCGGGTACCGCATGTCGCTGGTCAAGAAGAGGTTTGCCACAGGTACGGCCGGTGGGGGGGacggggatggggctggggggtcccTTCCCCACAGCCTTGGGGAGTGTGGGGTCCTCTGTCCATCCCCTGGGTCCTGGGGGAACGGGGGGTTCCTTCCCTGGGGTGTTTAGGgtcctttctctgctctttgtgGGTTCTCCAGGGTTCCATTTTCTTGCTCTTTGGGGTGCTCAGGGTCCTTTCCCTGGGGTATTTAGGgttctttcctctctctttggGGTGCTCAGGGTCCTTTCCCTGGGGTATTTAGggtcctttccctgctctttgtgGTGCTCAGggtcccttccctgctctttggGGTGCTCAGGGTCCCTTCCATGGGATGTTTAGGGTCCTTTTCCTCGCTCCTTGGGGTTCACAGGTGTTCATTTTCTACTCTGTGGGGTTCATGGGGTCCTCTTTGGGGTGCACGGggtcccttccctgctctttggGGTGCTCAGGGTCCCTTCCCTGGGGTGTTTAGggtcctttccctgctctttgggGTTCCCGAGGTCCCCCGGTTCGGTGCTGGCACCAAGCTCCGGCCGCTGGGCAGTGCCCGTGCCTGGCCGGGGCCGTGCCCTCCCTCCTCTGTGCCCACCTTTCCTCCGCAGGGATTTACCTGGCGGGGTCCTGAGCGGCTCCCGGACCCCCCCCAGGCCCCCCCCGCGGTTGTGTGAATTGGAAAAACACTGGATGGAGgcgggctggggagggggcgcctcctcctcttcctccctttcctcctcctcctcctcctgtccccgCCCTGTCGCTGTCCCCGCGTCGTCTCCTGCTCCCCCCCGCCGCCCTCCCCTGTGCTgtgaagggagcaggagctgctcttttattaaacactttattttctaataaatcCCCCCCCGCCggctgctgcctccttcctgCCACGGCGCCaatcccagaaatcccagaaatcccaTAAATCCCATAAATCCCATAAATCCCAGAAATCCCATAAATCCCATAAATCCCATAAATCCATCCCAATTCTGCCACGGAGCGAGGAGggcaaggaaaaaagggggaaaagccaAAGGGATGGGAGGGTTGTGATGTGGGAAAAGAGGGGTGGGGGCTCTGTCCCCCCTCAAAGCTCAGGGAAGCATCACCACGGATTGGGGAGGGGTCCATTCTTGGGGGGGGGAGCTACCCCCGAGTTTTGCTCCGCCCATCCCGCAGCGCCTCGATTTTGGGGGACAGCTCCCCAAAAGTGGGTCTGGCGCCAGGGGTGAAGGCCCAGCAGCTCATCATCAGCGCGTACACCTGGGCGGGGGGACAAGGGACatcagggcaggaggggcaccCCGGGGACCCCCCCGCCAACCCCGGGACAGCGGTGTCACCTCCGGGGGACAGCCGGTGGGAGCCGGGAGTCGCCGGTTGTCCTTGAGGAGCTCCAGCAGGTGGCAGATGATCTGCGGCGGCCTGGCGGTGCCCATCATCCGCAGGAATTCCTGCGGGCACGGGGGGCATCCGTGAGTACCGGGACACCCGGGAGGATGCGAGGGGTTCGTCCCGGGGGGAATGTCCCTCtcctttccagggaaaacgTCACCTCCGAGGGGCTCCTGCTCTTGGAGCTGTAGGTGAAGAGCTCGTAGAGGAGCACGCCGAAGCTCCAGGCGTCGGAGGCGCAGGAGAAGATGTTGTCAGCCAGGGATTCCGGAGCGTACCTGCCGGGAAAAACGGGTCCAGAGCCCCGGGAAAAACGGGTTCAGAGCCCCGGGAAAAACGGGTCCGCAGCCCCGGGAAAAAATGGGTTCTGaacccagggaaaaggggatcCTGAGCCCTGGAAAAAATGGGTTCTGAGCTCTGTGGAAAGGGGATCCTGagccctgggaaaaggggattcTGAACCCCGGGAAAAAACGGGTTCTGAGCACCAGGAAAAGGGGATCCTGAGCCCCGGGAAAAATGGGTTCTGAGCTCTGGGAAAAATGGGTCCAGAGCCCTGGGAAAAATGGGTTCTGAGCTCTGTGAAAAGGGGATCCTCAGCCCCGGGAAAAACGGGTCCAGAGCCCCGGGAAAAACGGGTCCAGAGCTCCGGGAAAAATGGGTTCTGAGCCCTCGGAAAAGGGGATCCTGAGCCCTGGGACAAACGGGTTCTGAGCACCAGGAAAAGGGGATCCTGAGCCCTGGGAAAAATGGGTCCAGACCCCCGGGAAAAGGGGATCCTGAGCCCTGGGAAAAATGGGTTCTGAGCCCCGGGAAAAACATGTTCTGAGCTCTGGGAAAATGGGATCCTGAGCCCCGGGAAAAACGGGTTCTgagctccagggaaaggggatcctgagctctgggaaaaaCGGGTTCTGAGCCCTGGGAAATAGGGATCCTGACTTCTGGGAAAAACAAGTTCTCAGTCCCCAGAAAAGGGGATCCTGAGCTCTGTAAAAAACGGGTTCTGAGCCCCAGGAAAAGGGGATTCTGAGTCCCCAGAAAAGGGGATCCTGATCTCCGGGAAAAGCAGGTTCTGAGCCCCGGATCCCGCTGGAATTCCAGCCCTCCCCGTGCGCCCCTCCCTCACCAGAACACGGGGCTCTGGCCGGGCTCCCGCACCACGTAGTAATCCTTGCCCTGCGGGAGCAGCTTGGCCAGCCCGAAGTCGCCGATCTTGACGTGGCTGTCGCTCTCCACCAGGATGTTCCTGCTGGCCAGGTCCCGGTGCACGCAGCGCTGCGCCCCCAGGTACTCCATGCCCTGCCGGGAGGCGGCTGCTGGAGGGGAGCGGGGACACAGCAGcgtccccagggctggggaaccCCCGCGGGAGGGTCCTTGGGGGCTCATCCCGGCCGGAGCACAGCCCCGGGGGTGAGGGTGGTGCTGCTCCGGCCGGGACAGgatcctgcagcatccccagggctggacagtGACCCTCGGGTGGATCCATGGCattgctccagccccagccccgtTTTCCCGGTGCCCGCCCCGAT
Coding sequences:
- the LOC127061212 gene encoding tyrosine-protein kinase JAK3-like, translating into MRGLRLVMEFLPNGCLRDFLQKNQPRLEHGTLLLYAWQICKGMEYLGAQRCVHRDLASRNILVESDSHVKIGDFGLAKLLPQGKDYYVVREPGQSPVFWYAPESLADNIFSCASDAWSFGVLLYELFTYSSKSRSPSEEFLRMMGTARPPQIICHLLELLKDNRRLPAPTGCPPEVYALMMSCWAFTPGARPTFGELSPKIEALRDGRSKTRG
- the LOC127061211 gene encoding F-BAR domain only protein 1-like, which codes for HTASLTPACSDMDPEGTLAAGDSTGRALPAAQVNSDPGKPPQDTPPSAALFGPPLESALEAEEFPAPRSYVLTSSSSPFSSSSPENVEDSGLDSPSHPAPGPSPDSRPWTPQPGTPQSPGPKAEPPPASTAWAPRPRSPSGRLPEPPNFAVFSGPGAEGLWGDAGVAPRGRSRCLSGPAPREAPSPDPFGDPPAWGRPRSPGGEQPPLTRPSSNSASSSSSSPAPPSGGESSSPSPWGCQGPGTRLSEGGTAGTPPLQSEPDSVPAWPSAAPRDVPLVAPPRRSRTKRPPAGPAAGSNSDLSRSLSPSPSWSCGPSHSAPASLGERGFFSVAPPALGLSRGPSPVVLGSQDALPVATAFTEYVHAYFKGRDADSCLVKVTGELTMSFPAGIVRVFGGPAAPPVLSFRLLNAGAIEQFLPNAELLYSDPSQSDPSTKDFWLNMAALTGHLQKQAEQSPAASYYNVALLKYQFSRLGPGSAPLRLCVRWDCAPGATRVSVEYGYNAAALALPVPLGNVHVLLPVEEPLTNLRLQPAASWNLEEKRLLWKLLDIPGAPGQGGCGRLSASWEPLGGPSKPSPVAAQFSSEGSTLSGVEVELAGAGYRMSLVKKRFATGIYLAGS